Proteins from one Nicotiana tabacum cultivar K326 chromosome 23, ASM71507v2, whole genome shotgun sequence genomic window:
- the LOC107822747 gene encoding uncharacterized protein LOC107822747 produces the protein MGSFPGHVLPGTLFLVVGVWHIWCALVRYSSNPKSFRVRVWNPVPGFDGKLKYLELYVIAIGGFIDFCIELFYSTHLRLFVHGVLNPTHMNNFEHAGMLLMFFVFGLIVLLSEKTSFLPLPDGALCLIAATAFCAEYFLFYFHSTTHKGLEGYYHLILVLLIGLCVLSTIAGALMPTSFPVDLVSGISVTLQGLWFYQTAFTLYGPMMPDGCQLKGNDIICRSADSEVRGELLANFQLFSMVFVVLAATAGAYGFAASGTGHSEIRNSHAPLDG, from the exons atgggTTCTTTTCCTGGGCATGTTCTACCTGGAACACTGTTTCTTGTGGTTGGTGTGTGGCATATATGGTGTGCTCTGGTTAGATATTCATCAAATCCCAAGTCATTCAGGGTAAGGGTTTGGAACCCTGTTCCAGGTTTTGATGGGAAGCTGAAATATTTGGAACTTTATGTTATAGCTATTGGAGGttttattgatttttgtattgagcTCTTCTATTCAACCCACCTCAGACTTTTTGTTCATGGGGTTTTGAATCCTACTCATATGAATAACTTTGAGCATGCTGGGATGCTTCTCATGTTCTTCGTCTTCGGTTTGATTGTGCTCCTTTCTGAGAAAACCAG TTTTCTTCCCTTGCCTGATGGAGCTCTCTGCTTGATCGCGGCCACAGCTTTCTGTGCAGAGTATTTCCTGTTCTATTTCCACTCCACAACCCACAAAGGCCTTGAAGGGTACTATCACCTTATCCTTGTCCTCCTCATAGGCCTCTGTGTATTGTCAACTATCGCTGGAGCTCTTATGCCAACCAGCTTCCCCGTTGACTTGGTTAGCGGCATTTCTGTAACACTTCAAGGCCTTTGGTTCTATCAAACTGCATTCACTCTGTATGGTCCCATGATGCCAGACGGTTGCCAACTTAAGGGGAACGACATCATATGCCGTTCAGCAGATAGTGAGGTTCGGGGCGAGTTGCTAGCAAACTTTCAACTTTTCTCCATGGTGTTTGTTGTCCTTGCTGCTACTGCAGGAGCTTATGGTTTTGCAGCTTCCGGGACTGGTCATTCAGAAATTAGGAATTCACATGCGCCTCTTGATGGTTAG
- the LOC142177207 gene encoding uncharacterized protein LOC142177207: MPPYEALYGRKCRTSLYWSEVGERKLVGSEIVQQTEDKVKIIKDRLKIASDRQKSYDDRKRREIEHQVDDKKGKLSPRFIGPYEVLERIGPVACKLALPPELGKIHNVFHISMLRRYHSDLSHVLHIESIEVNPDLTCEEEPIQILAHEFKDLRNKRIPLVKVLWRNHSGKEATWEREEDMRLQYPHLFQD, encoded by the exons ATGCCtccttatgaagctttatatgggagaaaaTGTAGAACTTCTCTATATTGGAGTGAAGTTGGTGAAAGAAAATTGGTTGGTTCTGAGATTGTACAACAAACTGAAGATAAGGTAAAAATTATCAAAGATCGTTTGAAAATTGCTTCAGACAGACAAAAGTCCTATGATGATCGTAAAAGACGTGAAATTGAGCATCAAGTGGATGataag AAAGGGAAACTTAGTCCTCGATTCATTGGACCTTATGAAGTACTTGAGAGAATTGGTCCAGTTGCATGTAAACTAGCTTTACCACCTGAATTAGGCAAGATTCATAATGTcttccatatttctatgcttagaAGATATCACTctgatctgtctcatgttcttCATATTGAGTCCATTGAAGTTAATCCTGACTTAACATGTGAAGAAGAACCTATTCAAATCTTGGCTCATGAATTTAAAGATCTTAGGAACAAGAGAATCCCCTTAGTGAAAGTCCTTTGGAGAAATCATTCTGGCAAGGAAGCTACCTGGGAGCGAGAGGAGGATATGCGACTGCAATATCCGCATTTATTTCAAGACTAG
- the LOC142177208 gene encoding uncharacterized protein LOC142177208, which yields MRQKNDQDGPYVVVGKFHLFGIFVVVLFDPGSSHSYVYSSLAFSDTVKSVRLDFDVLVTSPLGHQVVVNRIYRDCPFMIQNLVFPTNLLVMSFQDYDVIIDMDWLHRHHALVDCRLKQVTFRTPAYSHIVVQGERSLTSNIFLRSWQGR from the coding sequence ATGAGACAGAAGAATGACCAAGATGGCCCATACGTAGTTGTTGGTAAATTTCACTTATTTGGCATATTTGttgttgtattatttgatcctggatcTTCACACTCTTATGTTTACTCATCACTTGCATTTTCTGATACTGTTAAATCTGTGAGACTTGACTTTGATGTGCTTGTCACGAGTCCATTAGGTCATCAGGTTGTTGTTAACAGGATTTATCGAGATTGTCCATTCATGATTCAAAATCTAGTCTTCCCTACAAACTTGCTTGTAATGTCCTTCCAAGACTATGATGTTATTATTGATATGGATTGGCTCCATAGACACCATGCATTGGTTGATTGTAGGTTGAAGCAAGTGACTTTTAGAACTCCTGCATATTCACACATAGTAGTTCAAGGAGAAAGATCATTGACATCTAATATATTTTTGCGGTCTtggcaaggaagatga
- the LOC107822744 gene encoding uncharacterized protein LOC107822744, whose protein sequence is MKMSSGSLEEISMFADLKVRAIKQLSLPRVVSDHRPLLLECGDWGANPSYFKLENMWHEVDGFIDKIKGLWQSYTIGGSPDFILMQTLRRLKKDIQIGTGKPLANWKHKLLEDLALLKQVTENRITAWVEKEKSLQLKLNIQQMAKVEDISWRQKSRCMWLKEGDRNTKFFQKMKNSYRRNNSIDKLLIGEEISEDKDGIEAKILRFYQDLYTENEQWRPSTHFQNLASITVTQKVWLERIFEEEDCIGSN, encoded by the exons ATGAAGATGAGCAGTGGGTCATTGGAGGAGATTTCGATGTTTGCAGATTTGAAAGTGAGAG CAATCAAGCAATTATCCCTCCCAAGAGTTGTCTCTGATCATAGACCTTTGCTATTGGAATGTGGTGATTGGGGAGCTAACCCTTCCTATTTCAAGTTAGAAAATATGTGGCATGAAGTAGATGGTTTCATTGATAAAATCAAAGGATTGTGGCAAAGTTATACAATTGGGGGCAGTCCAGACTTCATTTTAATGCAAACATTGAGAAGATTGAAGAAGGACATTCAGATTGGAACAGGGAAACCTTTGGCCAATTGGAAGCACAAATTGCTTGAAGACCTAGCCTTACTGAAGCAAGTAACTGAGAATAGAATAACGGCTTGGGTAGAAAAAGAGAAATCTTTGCAACTGAAACTGAATATACAACAAATGGCAAAGGTTGAAGATATATCATGGAGACAAAAATCAAGATGCATGTGGCTCAAAGAAGGAGATAgaaataccaagttctttcaaaaaatgaaaaattcttATAGAAGGAACAACTCCATAGATAAGTTGTTAATTGGGGAAGAAATCAGTGAAGACAAAGATGGAATCGAAGCAAAAATCCTAAGGTTTTATCAAGATCTGTACACTGAAAATGAGCAATGGAGGCCAAGTACTCACTTTCAAAACCTGGCTAGCATAACAGTAACTCAGAAAGTATGGTTAGAGAGAAtatttgaagaagaagattgTATTGGCAGCAATTAA
- the LOC107822743 gene encoding uncharacterized protein LOC107822743, whose amino-acid sequence MLVYGKACHLPLELEHKAYWAIKKLNFAMDLAGEKQILQLNELKELKLFPRKFKSRWFGPFEVVRATKHGVAELRDPENDGTFLVNGQRVKHYWGGGIRHQKTSIDLVDA is encoded by the exons atgttggtttatggaaaGGCTTGTCACTTGCCCCTTGAGCTTGAGCACAAGGCATATTGGGCAATCAAGAAGCTCAACTTCGCTATGGATCTAGCTGGGGAAAAACAGATATTGCAACTGAATGAGCTCAAAGA GTTGAAGCTCTTTCCTAGGAAGTTCAAGTCTAGATGGTTTGGTCCATTTGAAGTAGTGCGGGCTACAAAGCATGGAGTTGCTGAGCTACGTGATCCCGAAAACGATGGCACATTTTTAGTCAATGGGCAGAGAgttaaacactattggggtggtggcATTCGTCATCAAAAAACTTCGATAGACTTGGTGGATGCTTGA